In Bombyx mori chromosome 15, ASM3026992v2, the sequence GTTTATCTGAGTGCGGTGTATAGGTTTAGGACGCTCTTGTTCTCCTTGTGTGAGGGCGTTTTGGAGAAAACATTCCAGAACCGAAGCGTTTCGTCACCGGCTCCCGTGACGATGGCCTCGCCGTCCGGTGATAGAGCCAAGTACAGAACTCGATAGGAATGGCCAGTCAGTTTCGCCAcctgttagaaaaaaaaaacaaaaaaaaatacaattatacccacgtcttttgtattttatgagAAATTTAGTACAAGATTAGAATCTGAGTGAAGCAGTAGTAATTATCACATGCCTATTGGTTCAGTCGACTGCGTAAGACAAAAGATCCTATAACGATTGTATATCTGAATTAGTCTGTGGTCGATTTCGTGAGCATAATCTGTGGCATCAAGTTATCGGTCATGGATATTTGACATTTTTTGTGAGAAAACAAGCTGTGGGAATTGttctatataataattgtattacaaTGGTCGCTTCTTAGCCGTTTAGCGGCTGTGAAAACGCACAAGTGTggattaataaaacaaaattactgaGCATCTtagattcatttaaaaaatatattaaacttaAGAATTAGGATTTTAAAGGAATTTTTAATTAGTGTTATTTCATcttatctcatttaatttcagatTAATCTCGTTTAATTACAGtttcaattttcataaaacaaaaattactcAGAGATTTAATTACCAAAGATTTGTCTCCATGTGCTACGTTCCCTTTGCCGATCCAACaaacgaattaaataaaacatcgcTCTAATATGAGGTTAACGCCCTGCTGAACGAATGAATATTCAAGAGCATTCCTCACCTGCGTCAACGACGGATATTTCCACACCAGTATCTGGTTCTGTGAGTAGCCGTGAGTCGAGACCAACTCGCTGGAGTGTTTCGACCAAGCCAAGTTGCACACTTGAGATCCTGTTcacgaaataaataattaaatgtagtTGACTTTGTTATAATTTATTCTGTCAAAGGAATTTTACAGAAccaaaacaatataatgatCATATTTTAACTTCTCTTCTTGATTCCAGGGAAGCCTAGTTTTTTAATTGCAACGATGGATCagttttttatcctacctattccAGCTTTTCGCGGACgggtttattttgaatttttctattgcttaggttggtggacgagctcacggcccatctgatgttacttgcggtaaccacttaacaccaggtgggctgtgaacttgtttacacatctaaacaataaaaaaaacgaacactTCGCCCAAACTAACATCAATCAAAAAGCATTAGTTTCGTATTTATTTCAAATGTGATATATGGATGAATACTGCTTGAAACGGGAATTTATCTTATAGCCATTGTAGCTGGTGTTGATTTTGagagaacaaaaaaaagtagGGTCAGCATGATGTATCACAAGTTGTATGACACTACTGAAGTGGAAGTCCCATTGtatcgtttttactatcgcaccacccgccaccagagtagagttcatccatactacctggagccccTGCCGTCacccacagtgcgcttccagtgatcttttttgccacgtaccatccggctttggaatgaatgGAAccccccctccacggtgtttcccgagcgctatgacatatccttcttcaaacgaggcttgtggagagtacttaactgtaggcagcggcttggctctgctcctggcattgctgaattctatgggcgacggtaacgacttaccatcaggtgggtcgtatgctcgtctgctccTCCCTCTCCCCCAGCCACCTACCCCCCCCCcactcccccccccccccgagGGTGCAAGCTCAGTCCCGAGTATCGGTGTTGTCGTACCGGTGTCGACGCACTGCATCGGCTGCGAGGTGAGCGTGTTCCAGAAGCGTATGCAGCGGtccgccgtgccgccgccggaCGCGAGCAGCCCGTGCTGGTGCGGCGACCAAGCGATCGCCTTCACGGCCGCCACGTGCGCGGAGTACGTCTGCACCGGCGACGTCGAGTGCTGGAGGACGAAGGGAACAACAACATATATAAGATtacggttttttattattaatacgcttttattagcttcagacgtatgtatgttagtatgtaacggaatctttgaacatgattttgccgcccttcaaaacgtcggattaactcgaaatttggtatacttataaaagaccgatgacaatgtaatattaaaaataaaaaattttaaaatttaaattcgactaaaaatgaaaaataaataataattaaaaaaaactattataacaaaatatgcttttatagaaaatccaactaaaaaatggtatcagtaattataaatattttatgaacagatatgagtagaaatgttattttgataatatcctgaaaaacaccccacgcttttttacaataaaatcattttttctgacactatttttaattcaaatttattaaaatttattttctattttttagtttgattttctataaaagcgtattttgtaattttttttttaactattattttttcatttctttttctGCTACACATATACAAAGTGTTACAAAATACCCCGTAAAAATATAAGTAATTATcaaagccaatttttttttgtatacccTAGTAAGCAGCCATGTCAGGGAACCAGATTATTTAACAGAAAGGCCTACGTACCTATTTTACCTAATAATTGTCTACTTTaatagtttttctatttttcattcataaatgtttgctACCTCAATACAAGGATGTCATTATACTCAAGTACTTGTCGTACTTGTCAACATTTTTGTCATTCCGCGAATTAGGTAGAAATGTACAGGTGCATTCTGCGTAGTTTACTCTTTAATTGTACTAAAATAGGGTTTGCACGtcagtgaaaataataatatttattttgtagtatgTCTTACAGAGTTACTACGGTTCTTAAATATTGTGAATGGACTCGTTATAAGGTCCCACTTTATCCCCTTTCGGCTTTAAGGGTAGTTTTGTAGCACCCTGTATAAGAGGTGAATGAATCAAATTTTAATGTGCTTATAATAGTTCACAATTTGTCGTCTGGCTACAGCAGAGTGAGGTCGTGAGCATAGTTATCACACTTTAGTATCGTTTGCATACCGTTGTAGTTCTGTTTAGGTAACAATATGTTACACACGTTaagtttaacaaaaaatatatgtaactaaacaaatatactatgaaacaaacaaaagttgtATTCgtttacgtatgtatgtatatcttcgaaattataatatttgagtaataattttagttaacttttacgctatcgagaacgttaaaaaacacgcactaagcacactgaagatACTCGTAGTGGTTAGGGCTCGGAAGTCAACCTTCCCACGATAAACAacgcgttttttttgtttttttttcaactgcCCTCATTACGCAATCATAACCGCGGACGGAAAAcgactttggtttttttttctcgaaaGGAGATAAGGGACccgatttaatttaaacatattatgaGCCGTTCTAATGTCGAACGACATTATAAACGTTAATGCGATTATGTTAAAGACCATTATGCTTTAATTGTATTGCAGTCAGAATTGCTGTGCACTTTTTTTCGAACTATCATTTTAAACCATATTCAATAAAGACAAGttctaaaacaattttaaacaaGTAAAAAAACACGAATTAATACACAcaaatacacacatacatatatataatacatatcgacgcttgaaaggcaaatatgactaagcgacaataactgctttgtacataaatgataggcaataaataaccatattcgatgcacaaaaaaaatatatttctaggtctatcaaaatcatttcaatcctacagctactagctagattctactacagctagattcgttaaaataaattttgttttcaggtatttcagctttaaattagtctactgtaaagttcacgcattgtcgcttagtcacgtttgcctttcaagcgtcgatatattattttaaccTTGTGTTAATACGTGTGCTCAAGTTGAACTAGCCActtaaagttttagaaaattacatCACATAGATaggtcttactggtggtaggaccttttgtgagtccgcacgggtaagtaccaccaccctgcctaattctgccgtgaagcagtagtgcgtttcggtttgaagggcggggcagccgttgtaactatactaagaccttcgtactcatatctcaaggtgggtggcccatttacgctgtagatgtctatgagctccggtaaccactcaacaccaggtaggctgtgagctcgtccacctacctatgcataaaaaaaaaagatagactCACCATCGACCAAACGAAGAGCTTGTTGTCGTTGCCTCCTGAAGCCAACGATTGGCCGTCGGGCGACCACTTCAGGCCGCAGACCTCTTGTCTGTGACCTTGGAGAACTCGGGAGAGTTGTATCGCTGGAACGAAATACATTCAattatgataattataatttgtataattactggtggtaggacatcttgtgagtccgcctaGATAGATACGTAAAGGCTTTAACGAACACGGCCACACTTTGAGAGAGCTTTAAAgcgtaaataaaattcaaagtgCAGCAGCGGTGTTtcacgaaattttaaatttttacttttacgctatcgagaacgttaaataactcgcactgagcactgTTGAGGCTGTGAAATGGTTGTACTTACGTGGCGTTCTGGTGTCCCGCTGGCGGATGTGTCGGTCCCTGGACCCTGAGCTGAGTATGTCACCGTTCCAGGCGAGGGCTCCGACGCGCGCTATGTGACCTTGGAGCTTCGTCACCTGCGACGCGACGTTACGACGCGATTATTACATCATcgtctatacttaatatataaatctagtggtttttacggatgttccgtgataactttttttttcttacctaagctgagagccttgagaggctatatcagcgtagccttaactagtaggtgagctcacggggctcaaacttgatgacgttgctaacacgaaccctagcaagagccgtgcttcgcagaatctaccaccggatcgaaaacgcgacccactgagaagatccgacgagaaactcagtgggctgtgtctgagtcttaatttactcgtcgagccctacgtcgcaagcgacgggttcgacaaggacgataaccggtgcttgaggtacctaaaagcaccgctaatagatcgggaggatccgaaatgacgtgtttggggcgacgtcgactgctttccattctgtccgcaagatcgggaatgtagttaccagcggccacgatgagaaggTTCTCGTgccgtgccgctttatcgaagtggggtcgttataactactgaaccatgcatccgattgacttgaaacttggtatccatgtagaaaatacatgtacttaatggatagactaatatttatatgagtgttggactccctaataataatgaaaataaataataatgttaattttaaatccccagcgaagcgggcaagTATGGCTAGTTATAattatatgtcggagacggttaTTAGTTTGGTAGCGAAACGaaaagttggaacgtttgcttacgtttgccgctaggggcgctgttccatctgcgtacaaatttgagttaacttttacgttatcgagaacgttaaaaaactcggactAAGCACATTAGTGTCGTAAGGTTTATCACTTCTATGATTTCTCAAATTACGAGGAAAACAGTCGCAATATAATAATAggcgaaaggctatttggtttgaaCGAGATTCTTGCAACTTTAcacgagagccatttaaagattaaaatttgggaaaaatatcataagaaaaaaaacttcttatGCTATTTAAATGGAATAGACTTAatcgaaattcaattaaaaacatcgaaccggcgatgcttataccaaataaaacgcatctttaattacaaagataatagCGCattttaagcgaaatgtcgcttgaaTCGACGGCGCAAAGCAAAGCCACCGTCGcctaaacatgtcttgtcggatacCCCGGATCCATTCTCGGTGATCTTAGGTtcttcaagcaccgatcaccgtcctaccgaactagcccatagacacatcccaccgagtttctcgccggatcttctaagtgagtcacgattccgatccgctagtagattcggcgaagcactgctcttgctacggctagtgttagcaattctctcagtttaaacccgtgagctcacctaccgatccACGCGAAGTTGGAATGGCTCCTAGGCTACCAATGATCAGGTAGGCAAactcacttaaaccaaataataccatttcacccctcgatatcatttttttttattgcccttgtaggcagacgagcataccgcccacctgatggtgagtggttaccgtcgcccatggacttcagcaatgtcagataTCTTCGAAGAGCTGTTCAACAATACCGACCTCCTTGTTGACGGCAACGTCCCACACGCTGATGTGCCCCTTCTGCGTCCCGACGGCGACGAGGTGGCCGCGTTCGCTCCACGCCACCGAAGTCACCGCGTTACCTTCCGTTGACAGGTCACATAACCGCGTCACCTGCGGAGTTACGGAAATCTAAGTCGCCTCTTCATAATACGTACGTAATTACTTACAGAAGTCGTAATACACAGAAATAGATAAATTAAGAGGGGGCGAGGGGGGCGAGGGGGAGACAGAGAGATAGAGAGGATAGAGAGAGGAGAGAGAAAGAGACGAAGTACAGAGGTCGTATTATATGGTTTAtacaaatagaaaacaaatattagaattaaatcgtttattatattataattaacccAGAAGACTGATGTGCGGCTTATCATCAATACACGGATCGTTTGGGTGTCTTGGGTCTACGGGGTCTTTGCTCTCTCAGGAAGTGttctatgattattattattttattgcttagatgggtggacgagctcacagcccacctggtgttaagtggttactggagcccatagacatctacaacgtaaatgcgccacccatcttgagacataatttctaaggtctcaagtatagttacaacggctaccccacccttcaaaccgaaacgcattactgcttcacggcataaataggcagggtggtggtacctatccgcgcggcctcacaagaggtcctaccaccagtaattacgcaaattataattttgcgggtttcatttttattacacgatgttattccttcaccgtggaagtcaatcgtgaacatttgtcgattacgtatttcattagaaaatttggtacccgcctgagattcgaacaccggtgcatcgctcaacacgaatgcgccggacgacttatccgttaggccacgacgacttcaagtgcTTCACCTAGTTCCCTTCGACGCCTTACCTGACTGGTGCAGGCGCTCCACAAGTAGACGCAGCTCCCGAGGCCGACGCTGAGCACGTTCTGGGCGGACCAGTCGACCAGGTTCAGGTAGAAGTCGTCCTGCAACTCCGGCGCGTCCAGAACCTTGAACGGGATCCGCGATATCTTGCGGGTCGCCTTCCTTGGGGACCGGAGAAGCTTCTCGGATTTAGCCGAGATCGGGGACAGGCTGTACGGCGAAGGATCAATGTTTTCCTGCAAACAATCATTATTCTTTCTTTACTAGTGgtaaggacgtcttgtgagaccTGCCTATTGCTACCCTGAAGCAGCAATGAATTTTGGTTtgctgttaaaagtgagaccttacaactcatgtctcaacgagggtagcggcatttacgttgacgatgtctatgggctccggcaaccacttaacatcaggtgggccgtgagctcgtccacccacctaagaataaaaaaaaaaattacacttttGAATCGATTACCCCATAGTAATTACTCAATTGAGTCAACCTCAAAACGGCGAGTTCTCATTCGCGTCGTGGTCTATAGACTCGGATGACCACAAACATTCCGCATTGactttagaattattttgtgtTGAAACACGAGATATAATAGCGAACGACGAGATTTTATATTCAACTAAACTAAagtctagtctagtctagtcAAGACAGGTTCGGTAGTACCTACACTTTAAGACCTCAAGATTTGGACCGTTtgttttgaaagtggtgtaggTTTACAGCACATAAATATGTGTTATCGTAGTCTAATTAgccaaaaacaaatttatataaacaaatgaaatattaataaaacaatagaaacaatgccagacctcatatgatttgcctgtattttttaatcaacaaatatagtaagtaacctttaattttctcgaaacaaaagaaaatggacttgcaccactttcaaaataaacggtacATTTCATTATTGTTCCAAGTTCAGTGTCcgtatatataaatagaaaaacaatttaaaacattCGATAAGTCAACAATATGATGGACGCACAAAACGTAACAACGTAAGTACCTACTCGTAAAACAATCTTAAGCACCGTTGAAATCTAACAGATGCATGACTAATTGCGAACCGAATTACGAACGAACAAAATAAGTTTAAATCTCTCTAGCTTGATCCACTCAAAATCAGCGAGTACAGAGAGACATTACGATATCAAAACGGAAACATGAAGATGGATAATGTTTTGTAATAGGAACTTTCTCGATTCAATAAAACGACAATATACATAGGCAACATTAAATCGATTTCTTTAAAACAAAGatagaataatttttatttacaaactagcgacccgccctagtttcgcttcggaaacattaaatcagctacctatcagtgaaagtctcgccaaaatcggtccatccgttccagagattagccggaacaaacagacagacagacagacaaaaattgtaaaaaatgttattttggtgtatgtaccgcatatatattcatatgcatgtagtaaaaagcggttatttcaatattacaaacagacactccaattttatttatatgtatagaaaaTGCAGTTGAACTCTGATAGAGTAAGTACCCTGactcgacaaaaaaaaaaaaaaaaaagtctcgtACAAACGAATCCGATCTACAGAGTTTTCTTTGCTTTTGTATCTCGTGTCGTCCCAACTACAAGATACGTTAACCTTTAGTGCAACGTTCGACACAAAAATAGAATAAACTCCCTCCGGAGTACACGGGCGCTTCGAGCATTATTATCATTTCTTCCCATTTCTCTGCGCTATTTCCCGTGTGTTATCTCTCGATACGAAAATAAAACCACGCTATCAACACAATCGACAAAAAAAAGGTCATGAAAATCTAAATGTCTTTGCCCCTCAGCgcgaacgaaacgaaaaaaaaaattaatttgcatACGGTCGCGCACTTGCAAGTAAATGAGCACTTATAGATTCAGAGACCTGTTTGATTTAGGAATCTACTACGAACAAGCCTTTTGCACTCCAGACGGACGCGCTTtcctgtattattattaaattccgaTCGTAGCTGTTCAACTGTGTAAacaattctataaaataaaaaataaataactttcaAACTATTGAAACAACAAAACCAGtcgaaaaaacattttattaagttactagaggtcccgcagtagtcgaaattcgactataattaattggaattgtaagtttgtacactattatgattgtat encodes:
- the LOC101743548 gene encoding fizzy-related protein homolog, whose product is MFSKHYETRLLQQCSPVARKQSVLVQAEFNNGDRFTPCRAGNNWQTAFQALRRGTENQPAKKARNDGGGSDGASGGRDQLAYSCLLQNELLGAQIEEVRNPSATCPDGNKTIGTVQTPGRSSQAYQPVFRFKAPIHRAEENIDPSPYSLSPISAKSEKLLRSPRKATRKISRIPFKVLDAPELQDDFYLNLVDWSAQNVLSVGLGSCVYLWSACTSQVTRLCDLSTEGNAVTSVAWSERGHLVAVGTQKGHISVWDVAVNKEVTKLQGHIARVGALAWNGDILSSGSRDRHIRQRDTRTPPIQLSRVLQGHRQEVCGLKWSPDGQSLASGGNDNKLFVWSMHSTSPVQTYSAHVAAVKAIAWSPHQHGLLASGGGTADRCIRFWNTLTSQPMQCVDTGSQVCNLAWSKHSSELVSTHGYSQNQILVWKYPSLTQVAKLTGHSYRVLYLALSPDGEAIVTGAGDETLRFWNVFSKTPSHKENKSVLNLYTALR